The Ptychodera flava strain L36383 chromosome 18, AS_Pfla_20210202, whole genome shotgun sequence sequence tcatcaaagataCAACTAAATTAAACAACAACTAATCAGCTTCAAGTTACACAACCACTATACTTGCAACAATTCTTACGAATGGCAAACTTtaatgtttttcttgtttaggAATCACTACATGTCAGCAATACAATAAACTGTGTCAGCTATTTTATTGATTATGTCattattgtttgcatttttcatACAGCTAATTTTCTgatacatgttacatgtactttaTTACAAAATTTGCAACAACAGTTTACCCTTGAGTACACATGGCTtgtatatgtacatttgtgAAATCTTAATAGTCAATATGAGATTATTTTTGAGAAAAGTTTTGCATtaggcatgtacatgtatacaaatgtAGAGGAAATTGAAAACTCTTTTCATGTATGAGAACATCTGAAATGCATAATGTACTAGTATTCAAGCCTCCATGtataatggatgaaagcaaactCTGCATGACCTAATATACTAGGTGAAGCCCAGTACATTattgagtgcaaagtttgctttagtTCATAATGGACTGGGAGGagatacattattgctattattttatagttttgttgATGCCAGTGAAttacgggtcagtcacaatcagggtgcgctagagtgtgtcacttaggtcaaaatttcaagttcatgataactgtccagttaaataatatgttgaaaggttatggtatggggcatatcttcctaaaatttggtgaagcaaacgtcattagttttaccacagtgcacattgttttatatggtcgacgcagtgtcacggacgctacagaaatgttgtacatgaaacataaatgtcataataaaattttaaacaatgatttgttaatgctttctAATGTTActacaatataaaagatgcatattggcattaaaataagctatacttggtatgatttacttaatttttccatgaataaacacaacctcaaatttagtgagaaatacagcaatattgatcatattttttaataggactttcaacttctctatgtccttccgctggtatgctgtacttaaaagttttattgtcatgaattaaccatgctatagcaacaatattaataccactcagtgtaatcaaaatgaacttctttctaaaatattttctgtttagtatgacatgtaattttgtcacggacgctacctAAATCAAACTTAAAagttaggtcaatttgaaatataaaagcaatcaacaatctggttttttctttctcttttctccaaaacctttcactatcaaatatttaaattgtgaaaattgtgtcaaaacattgacaatttcttaAATTAAACAAGAAAGCTATAGCAACTACTGCAAAATCAGTTGGAGTATGTGAAAAATGTCTATACCAGTAATAAACtttcaatatgtcaaaaaacacagaagttaaTATTGCTTGTGCCTTACTTAAAGTGTAAAACCAAGATAAAACTAGACACCTAAATCAGAAATCAGGCTAGAGCGACAGGTCccacaataaaatttgctacaATGTATCTGACACACCACCCAAGAAACCAAATGGCTTGCAGCTGTTCTAACACCTGTCAGGATGGGGCGCACACACACCTAGGTGAGGCTGGAGATCAGAGACGTAGTCTgccaacctttgacctctgttctataatatatctgtactctctgacgagcgtaaagttggcgtcatactcatcctcatcctcagcctcagaggtcacgcgaaaatgaggatgaggatgacgctacagcgtcagctccACCGGCGTCAGATTtgattattcccgaatgcgtctGATGAATGATAAGagtaaaaacgactttaaaaatgtgcttcaagtttcatatcactgtaaatgttaattaaaGCACAGTGGGATttgcatttcataatatttagttacCTCTCCTCTCAATATCCGTTTCTCACGATGTAGTTAtaacgcaacattcttagcccttaatttccttaaagttcaaaggttgtatgtttaatacgttgacttttcaggcctcaagtcatagttataccagttaattgttttatatgtcctctgaataattagggcttgcatatcgcctctcatggtggcaatttttacacatttcagaCCATGTATACCTTTTTTGCACTAATTTTTGGAAGATCCTTaacgcaagagttgagaggataccaacaaacacatcagCAGAtgcatggactgaaaattacgaacatttcaaaaaaaactagtctatatgagatattctaacaataaaatattacctgcgaactagttttacgattcaaaagaaagttgagaaagaatggagttgttattttcttaagttatgggcgaattttatcatttatccgtcatcgggtagcataacttcggcaatcttcagatacgacgctgaagctgacgctgagtagcgtcattttagcatcagctagaaaggtcacctgaggatgaggatgacgccaactttacgttcgTACTCTCTGCCTTCATAATATATGAAAGTGGTGGAGACAgagttaaggtggttggaaaggctatttttgcaccaattcttttctcagagttaatgtcaagtttcaggtgttagaatcaagatatttagttcaaattttcaggataactccctcagttaatattttctccaaagaatataaaaattgtatatttgcagccatgattttgaaatatgacaccagtacatatcaaaatttaatttttcatattttttttacatatttgaatttaataataattggatagtattaatattaccaaattagttataaatatgttgacactatttattgtaagatttgtacggcaggatttgtaaataaaatttgtttttatgattttacatgggtttatatatcaaaaaattattaaaaattctttcaaatttcaaaatgtgatttttcaaaaagtacttcaaatacaggaaaattgtgccatacaaatcttatctgtaaccttgttaataggctgtaaaaattccatgtccatatctcatttcaaagttggattaaattggtacacaatttatgtaggaaaactattattctgtcaaaaatgttgaaaacaagccatacttgcacccctcttttgaagtcatagagcagtttttttggttaatctcacttttgacacctctttgacactcaaagaatctagaaatgcatttacaatagcagtcactcactctgaatgccagcactgccttgtcaaactttcctgaaaaacagcaaataatgactttcccttttcaaagattttattaaaagttaggggacctctaccatagttaatacactaaggactccccaacttcttcttatttggtcagtttttcaaaagttttaacaggctataactctgcaatgcctttgtgcccaaatgtctagttttttttattccacagagaatattgactacttttatattttaatagttttgttgaaatttataactgacgctctagcctttccaaccaccttaacacaaatgtcatttcttatccccttgattttttaaaattcaaaatgtgataacaaaacaataaaatgtggtggttatttcacatttagattggcttataatctgaaaaataatgtttgcattttattgtagcatccgtgacataatgaattgaaatggaatacacaataatatatgcatatacatgtacagcacagaattcattgttcttttcactagaattctaataacatattcaatataattactgcattcttaaaaaacaccaatctaagtgttaaagttgaggctcaacataactttttgagtgttttattactttttaaaaaatcagttttgtgcaaatttacaattttatgccttgaagacattttgtaacccaactccatgtatgtacacacaatacacactagtatttatatgtttcagtggattaactgctttaaaatgttttaaatagttattaattatgactatgtagtaaacaccgtcacggacgctacaccgtcacggatgctacatttccatattttaggaatattaatagtgaatgcaagggacagtaattatataatttgtttatttaaggtaggcacctattgacacttaggcctgtgacatcagatcttttataactcctgttgtccttaagatatgagtgtgtcacggacgctacaagaaattccgaccacaacgatctccattttcatttattcacaaaacaatacaatatgcaattttattttaattttggtgtataaaatgcttgccatggatgttgaggttggaattaaattcaatattacaatattttacccatttttctacatataaactaaaggtacatgtatatgtacttatggtcataaaacacaaaaaacatcacgatgttacagttttggtaaaaataccacagtttctgttctgatgcacataatcacatgaaataacttgtgaaagaaagattaggtattctgcaataacatatgtaagctaaaaattccacaattttaacactgtgttcccaaaaaacattttgaaattaagtacattttgaagtgaaacagcataacgctactttttacagtttttaaaggcatttttgtggatgtacaaccaaacctgcacaatatatgcaatatttctttatgtgaccaagttagttacaactattactatttattagaaacaaataagcaatataatatcagtctgaatagcagatatatgtccataacaaatgaaaatcatctagcgcaccctgattgtgactgacccgttaGTATATGTAGAAAAGATGCTAGATAATCGGATACTTTATCAGTGATAATCTTGGGGatgatgtcacaaaattcactgttaTTGCCAAAGATATAATACATTGTATGGCTATTAATATTAATTTACCAATTGGCAAGGGGTCTGTTTACAGACACCACAAAAAGCAAATATAACAATTAAAACAATGAACACAACAAAGACAAGTTAGATAAGAACAATACAGCTAAGCATCAATATAGACAACTATCAGGGCATAAGGATACATTGGAACAAGTCGAAAGGATATTTTTCGAAGTACCGCATGTACATCATGAGTTAAACCTGAATAAGCTACATCAGTATGTAAGTTGGCTTCAGAAACATCATTAAAACTACTTCAATATCCTAAAACAACAGAGTACTTCCTTAAGTGACAGtcataaatacacaaaataacaTGTTGATACAACTGGCTCAGTAAATATAAGTCACTGAACAACACTTATCCATCAACTATTTGAACAACAGTTAGGACTTCCGCACACAACAAAAATTTCATGGCTGCTTTGCCAGGGTGTGTAACTTGTACAGCATATTCACAGAGGAACTCGTTTCTTTTCAATTCAGAAACTGGAGAGCCAGCAATAGATGAGCTTTACTATCTACAGCGGTACGAAGAAGGCTGGAAGGATGGCAAATGGGAGGAAAAGTTGGATGAAAGGGAGTGTATAAATCCACCAGTATACAGAAAAGACTCTTCTGGAGTCTACAAAGGATTTTTCTGGGGATACAAGGATGCGTATGCAAGGAATTTTAAATGTATTTCAGTCCAAGGGTTTGCAGGCATTCTTGCTCCATTCCTCCTGAACACAACTGCCAGGTTAGTGCAACACAGTTTActgttaaggtaatatgcacctcgaaagtgaaagacttaaacttttgctcacactttcctcagtgaaactttcaacaattctcttaccaaagcaagaataaaaatcaggggtcaccgtgcaaactttggtaccagagagaaaaataacttgcgatttctcgatatttgaaatccaaaatggccgccatccctgtgttaactctatgagaaaaaataaaattttcgattttcgaaaaactaagacggtgaaaacttttctttcgccaagagcttcaaaatgaacccccacaagtggtaggtcagaagaaaattgataaaatttgaaggcctgattttatgtccccgaggtgcgttctaccttaaggtgaaCTTGTTTCCAATGTTAAATTTTCAGAACTTtagaaatgtaaaatgaattttGTATCGTGGTACACACATGTCATTCAGTGAGTCATTTATCTTTTCTCAGTAAagtttgtttaaccctttgagcgccaaagtcaatgtCTGTCGCCTTGATATAATATAACCAATGAATATTTGTTcagatttgtaaaaattttgatcaaaaactgtagccaatgaaaaatgaggtctgtttggtccaaaattatcaaaaaaattacagaaaaaatcacaACATGTGGTAAAATGttccactaaaattttggagggaaaaattacagctctcaaagggttaagtacaTTTACCACTTGAAGTTTAGGTAGAGAAGTATTTGCCTTGGgaacagatacatgtatttgtttccttgttttctGCTTGTGTACACTCACTTTGAAGCTTGTTGGGTAAATGAAGTTTGCACCGTCTCATTTAGGTGGAAATCGaaaatgtaaattaattttcCTGTAGAACTGACACAGGGATGGcctccattttgaatttcaagtgtcagtaaTTGATAGGTAATTTGATTCTCttatacaaaaatttgcaaggtgcCCCTTGATTACTATTCTTGTGTTTGAAAtagaatgatttaaagtttttttgaaaaaagtgtgagCAATGTTTAGTCTTTGCTTTTGAGGCAAGGAAACTTGTACATCAATAAATATTCTGAATGAAATAATGCATGTTTATATGATATGCATATACACCAGCCTTTTTActtaagtttcagaaaaaaacttttAGATTGACCACAGCGTACTTACAGCAATAAGTATTTTATCGTTGAAATTTTTAGATTATTGTATGCTTTGCAACAGAACCCACGCTTTCTTCCTTTCAAATTATACAGAATGTGTACGCCATACATTAAACGAAAATGACATTGTTTCTGTTTCTTGTTGTGGCTGCTGGACCAAAATTTTCCACAGATCCGTCTTTATAGAAAGAGGAGAGGTAGTCCGTCATGACACATTTGGAGGCCAGGATTATTGGACTGTAAGTTTGCTGACTGTAATATTaatgcttttgttttgttttgtttttcttttctgctTTCCACAATATACCGGCACTGGTATCTCTTCTTCCTTAGATCTGTATTCATTGAACGGGCTGAAGAAGTTTTACATGATAGCTATGGCCAAAAAGATTACTGGGATGTAAGTCCTTATCCTCAAAGGATATTCCAGTTATTTATATCTTTGATTTCATTGCATGACATTGTCTTCGGAACCTGAAGTCACTTGCCATTTTAGCAATTGAAAGTTGGTCTGAAAATGATGTCTCAGAGGACAGAGACAGAGTTGGGGCACGTACCGCATAGTTtaccttaacctgttcaccctacttccctgtgaacaggtccaaagtgaccattgataacaatgggtttgggccaaaccatggtggtgaaagggttaaattgtaagtttgactgtatttgtttgatgaaataAGTAGATTCTCATGTTCTCCTCCCTTGAAATACAAAGCATTATTCTTACCAAGCACATTCAGTGCATTATGTCTttatttgttgacaaatgaatcttGGTTTTAGACTCAAATTCAGCTGTCAACAATAATACAGGATTATACTCATGCACAGCTTGTTACATATGGCAAGTGAAAAATGAGTCcattttatgtgattttaggTGTATGAGGAGAAAGTGCATTTTACAAACGAAACAAAAGTAATGAAGAAGACATGAAAATTGGCAAACAGTGAAGCTTCAAGATATGCATATTCCATTCCTTGACCTTGAGAGTTAGAGTGGCATGCGTGTGTCTTCCATTTGTGAAATTTCAACTTGACGATGTTTTTGGAGACTTCTGATCACTGATGGTCAGATGCCAAATCATTCCTAATCAAAGTATTCTGTAAAGTGTGACTTTAGTACACGTGAGCTTATTCATTCCGTTGTATACAtggcatattttattttgtttcctgCCAAAACACTTTTATCTGAAATACATGTAACTTTTGAATACATGTCATTGAACATTTTGTGGTTTCCTTTAGGCAAGGCGAAGCATGAGGTTCTCCGAACCACTCAGGGATATCGCTGATGCATTCAGGAAACAGTACTTGGATTCAGATGATGAAAGAGACAAGACAGTACTGACAGATGATTGGCGTGACATGAAGGCAAGTTTACCACTATaagtttttctgtcatttctcaTTACATAGGCAGTGCATCGGTCCGTGTGAATTACATAGTGTAAGGTTGATTGCCTTAATCTAAATCAATACAATGCAGTCCTCTCCTCTGAAATAGTTTCATAGAATATTACTGATGTGCTTAAATTTTGTTAacactttgagcgccaaagtcaatttttgtcacctttataaaatatactgatTATTCctcgtaattttttttcagattttaccaaaattttgatgaaaaactgtagcaaataaaatatgatgtctgtttggtccaaaattatccaaacaattgcacaaaaatttgcaaaaactggtaaaatgttgtactaaaattttggtgggaaaaacttacagcactcaaagggttaatatttacATAGAAAGTGAGGTCTACCCTTATCCTGCAAAGTTCATGTGTCATCATCatgtcaagttggttaaatccTTGGAGCCATAACAGGTCCAATATGTTGTATGTTATAAACAAggacttgaaagtttgaagGCCCAGAAAcaaagatactgtaaacatgatttttactgacCAAACCTGCTGTAACACCCCTTGCCAAGCAAGTGAATATGCATAGATGTTTTGTTGTAGTTCAGTGCCACTTTTCATCGACTTGGCATATCAATACTACTTGGGAGGATAAGGTTTAGagaagtaaaatttctttcacaaagTTAGTTCGTTTTTTAATGGGTACATGACTCTTTcatcatatttctcaaaaaatcacttagCATTTACAAGTTCCACACCTCTTAGAGAGCAAAATATTCATCTTTTCAATGAAAGGACTTCTAATGCaaatcttgtcaaaaaataccataaaaaatagaaatcaTGATAGATGTCCAGTTGTCACATTTACAATTGACCGTTATTAAAATCTTGGAAAGGATGTCTACATgttggaaatttttgaaatgttaccACAGTAAGCCTTGCTGCTTTCTTCAAAAAGACAATTTCCATTTATAATGACCAACAGATGTAAACTGCCTCATGGTTAAACTGGCTAATGTTTCCATGATCGCAATTTTGAAGAAACACTGTTTGACTCTACAAGATGTTGCATGGCTATAATTTTTGCAGGACATTACACTGTATATGTGACAAACACAATATCTCTATACAGTTTGAACTGCATAAAGTTGAGTTATGGTCaaactgtaaaaatatcaaCTCTTTCAAAAATTGATGTGGTGCATATGGTCGGCATTTGACTTATACATTTGCCTATATGTCTTCCAAGACCTCTCCAGCAAAAAAATGCCTGTATTGCTTGTTTCTATGAAGGCTGGTGATTGTTTTTAAAATTCCACAGTATACTGATCCACAAAGATTTTTGTGTTCTACATTTTACACAAGACTTTGCAAACCCTTGTTTGTCAGTGGCGACATTTACTACGTTCAGACTGGAAAAAATCGGAAACGTTTCTGtgacactatttgtgatttgcaaacaGAAGGAATTTGATACCAGTAGTTTGAGTCCGCTTCGGTCCGCACACACAAAATTGagtctttgttttgttgttcaagccggcttaatgcgccctctcgagttcaaaacgTGTACCCGGGGTATACAGTATGGCCAAGCATACATCGTTGTAACAACATGGCGGACATAAACGATGTCATACTGTTGTACTGCTTGCCACTTGTTGCTGTCAACAACTTCTTTGTACTTACATGTAAGTTTCCGTGCCTTAATCTTGCAGTGGTACTAATCATCTGTCCAGTTTTAACCCTTTTGTAGAGCACTTTCAGCACTTTTTTGTAAACGAGGTTGTCTCTACAGGTTCTGTTCAGCATTCTCTGTACACTTTTGTCCGCCCAGACTGAGATAAACAGACTGATGTCATCGTCAGATCAGTTATTGCCACGAGATGTAATGCTCTGTTTGGCAGCCATGGTAAAAGGAAATTGAATGTCAGTTGTTGTTTGTTATATATTACAAATGCCTGTGGCACGAGGGCATTTAAGACAGCTCTGAAGCTGCTCAGTCTGTTCATACAGCGagttgcggatagagttaatccctataCTGGCTCAGGTCTGGCCGGCTAAACcatctcaaatttgaaaacgtTTCAGACccacttcggagtgtccacacataactttttATGCCAGTATTGAACCAGAGCCGTTTCACAGTCATTTTAATGGCTTGTGTGTGAACTGCGCTATCGTAGTCACCATTACTGTGGAGTAGGATTATAAGGATCACATCGTTGATCAAATCTCTTTGTCACATTTCCAGCCAGCAGAAGGATCAGCAAAGGGAGGTCCATACATGGCTGTGCATCTCAGGAGAAAAGATTTTGTAAGCAGCCACAGAAAGGATGTGCCCTCACTCAAAGAAGCAGCCAAACAAATCAAGAAAGTTTTGAAAGCGGAAAAATTAGACAAGTTGTTCGTAGCCACAGATGCACCAAAGGAAGGCAAGTGTACATATGTTGTGTTCACTGATAGCTGCAAATATCAGGGCAGTCAGTTAATCTATCAATTAAACAGCTGATGTTGTGATCCTCATCAATTACATATAGGAGTCCTAAATGCTGTTTCTATTTGTATCGCTGTCAAAATAGGTTGGCATTTATCCATAGATTATTAAAATACTTAACGGTTGAAATACATATAGTATTTAGATTGTATCATGTACCCTACAACATCTGCAAGCTATATCACAGAATTTACCAAGTTCACTGTGTATCAAGTCAGGGAACTCATCAGAGCTCTTTGACAGATCTAtataatttcatttcataatcAAGTAAACACACTTTGATCTCGTTTTCCTGTCTCCTCTTTTCATGATTTGTAGAGTTAGATGAGCTCAAGAAACATTTCAAAGGCAAAACTGAAGTGTTTAGATACATGCCGCCGACTGAGATCCATGAGAAATACAAAGACGGTGGAGTGGCTATCATTGACCAGTGGATTTGTGCTCATGCAAGGTAAGGTCATTTGCTAGGCATTCATGAAAGTACTTGGATTAAGGTAGTACgagccttgaaattgaaagacttaaaactttgctcaaactttcttcaaggaaaaTTTAAACCACTGCCTTTCAAAATTGATTATAAAATTAGGGGTCATGACCACTGTGCAAATTTAGACAAAAA is a genomic window containing:
- the LOC139117185 gene encoding GDP-fucose protein O-fucosyltransferase 2-like isoform X2 is translated as MASFEPRVFGQLLSFVFMLAIVLATAHNPDQDLAFQAGSQQTLKVGVAKPKRFLLYDVNPGEGFNLRRDVYMRISNLVKRLREKEEWILVLPPWGRIYHWQSYHLDQMKIPWSLFFDLESMSKHVPVIEFEDYIKETGEPAIDELYYLQRYEEGWKDGKWEEKLDERECINPPVYRKDSSGVYKGFFWGYKDAYARNFKCISVQGFAGILAPFLLNTTARSVFIERGEVVRHDTFGGQDYWTARRSMRFSEPLRDIADAFRKQYLDSDDERDKTVLTDDWRDMKATEGSAKGGPYMAVHLRRKDFVSSHRKDVPSLKEAAKQIKKVLKAEKLDKLFVATDAPKEELDELKKHFKGKTEVFRYMPPTEIHEKYKDGGVAIIDQWICAHARFFMGTSVSTFSFRIQDEREILGFDPKTTYNRFCGDKQSKEECEQPTHWKIQY
- the LOC139117185 gene encoding GDP-fucose protein O-fucosyltransferase 2-like isoform X1, with product MASFEPRVFGQLLSFVFMLAIVLATAHNPDQDLAFQAGSQQTLKVGVAKPKRFLLYDVNPGEGFNLRRDVYMRISNLVKRLREKEEWILVLPPWGRIYHWQSYHLDQMKIPWSLFFDLESMSKHVPVIEFEDYIKETGEPAIDELYYLQRYEEGWKDGKWEEKLDERECINPPVYRKDSSGVYKGFFWGYKDAYARNFKCISVQGFAGILAPFLLNTTARSVFIERAEEVLHDSYGQKDYWDARRSMRFSEPLRDIADAFRKQYLDSDDERDKTVLTDDWRDMKATEGSAKGGPYMAVHLRRKDFVSSHRKDVPSLKEAAKQIKKVLKAEKLDKLFVATDAPKEELDELKKHFKGKTEVFRYMPPTEIHEKYKDGGVAIIDQWICAHARFFMGTSVSTFSFRIQDEREILGFDPKTTYNRFCGDKQSKEECEQPTHWKIQY